aatacaaataatagtaagcgttggagaggatgtggggggaaaaggtactctcatacattgttggtgggactgcaaattggtgctaccactttggaaagcagtgtggagattcctcaggaaatttagaatggaaccaccatttgactcctcggtttatactccaaggacttaaaatcagcatactgtggtGCATAACCACACCAATCTTTATAGCaactaaattcacaatagctaaactctggaaccaacctagatgcccatcaataaatgaatggataaagaaactgtggtatatatacaaaatggaatattactcagcattaaaagagaataaaattatggcatttgcaggtaaatggttggagttggagaatattatgctaattgAAGTAAGCCATCCCAAAACAACTAAAAggcggaatgttttctctgattagtggatgctgatctataattgggggtgggggcatgggaagaatggaggaactttggattgggcaaaggtgaGGGGTTgagagggtaggaaagatggtggaatgagatggatatcattaccctaggtacatgtatgattgcacgaatGATACACCTCTACACAGTGGTACAACCAGATAATTGAAATGTTGCACTCCATTTGTACTAtatattgaaatgcattctgctatcatgtacaactaagtagaacaagtaaaaattttttaaaaagattcaaaGATAGATATTTCAGTATTGACTGCACTGTTACTTATTGATCCCAATAAGCAGTGTGTGTTCAAGTCATAGTTTGAAAGGTATTTTTAAATGTTACAGAATACTATAAAACACATGCTATaacctgggcatggtggtacacacctataatcctagaaactcggaaggctgaagcaggagggctgaaatacaaggattgaaagttcaaggccagcctgagcaatttatcaacactctgtctcaaaattctaaaaaattaaaaaaaaaaaaaaaggatgagaacatggctcagtagtaaagccaccctgggtttaatccacccagtaccataaaaaatgTATCCTGGGATGCTGCCAAGTAATGCTCTTACCAACCCTGGTGGTAAGGCCTCTGTATAACCCCATCttcagtttgttttgtttctaaCACACTTTAGATAATCCAAActccataataaaaaaaaatcagcttacATTTGCAATTGTTTACAAGTCAACAACCAGGGAGTCATCACTAACCCTTCCCCTACCATTCCCTCCCACATAAAAGCTACTATCAAGTCCTAATGCTTCTAATTCCTAAGCCCCTTTTCTATATCCCCATAGCtatgcccccccccacacacacctttttttgagacagagcctattgttgcccaggctggccttgaactcaccatcctcttgcctctgTCTCCTGAGTAGTGAGGCTTACAGGATgggatgtgccactgtgcccagcacagcTATCTATGTCTTAGCCGAAGCCCTCAGCATCGCATTTAGACCATTACACTTACTTCTCAGGCAGTTTCCACTCTTTCCCTTGTGTAATTCCTGTGTCAAATTCCCAGAATGATCTCTCTAAAATAGATGAGCCAGATTATACCTCTACTACAAATATCTGTAGCTCCTCACTGTTCACTGGATAAAATCCAAATGTCTGGTAAGGAGCACAGGTCTTGCATGTCCTGGTCTCTGCCAATTCCCCAGGATTGTCTCATCACTCCCAGGTCCATCCTGACATCTCTATTCAACTGTTTATCATTCctgtaacactttttttttttatgtctgttGGACTCCCTACCTGTACTCTTGCCAGATATGCtcttccccccctttttttttttgcctagaaAACTCCTTAATATCTCCTTTAGAAAACTTTTCTGACCATTCCACTACTATGGGAGCACTGAATTATAATTACCAGATGAAAGTCTGCTTGAGGGCAAGAGCTGTGTCATAATCATCTTTGTATCCTGAGTATCGATACGACATAAATATACACAACAAAAAGTCAAAtgaactaaattaaaaaattctgaaattcCAAAGAgtaggaaacttgaccaaatttgatcaaaattattttcaaaagtgaaaataaagTAGGAACTCCTAACTAGGAGACCTAACTGGGTCAATGAAAACATTAAAGATCAATAAATTTTCTCCCCCCATTTTGATCTATTTCCTAAAAATGACTTCTTGCCTATAAATGTTTAACATAGTGGAAGACATTTCAGTCAAAATAAgaattttcttgattttactataTGGCTGATCATTTTTTTCCATACTCAGGTTTTGTCTGTTTCTCACATATTGACAAAAACGAACTAAAATGAAGACATGAGAGCCCTTTGAGGTTGGTGTCATACAGCCCCATTTGTTAATAGAAACCAGAAACATTTCAAAGTACTATAATTAGTaaattttttattgaaacagtGCTTAAAATTTAGTATGCCAAACGCAGAAATTTGTGAACAAATTAAATGtaaaccttttttttaaaatattcttttagttgtcaatgtatcttttttttttcttaatatgtggtgctgagaatcaaactcagtgcctcacacatgctagacaagtactctactactgacctacaaccccagccctgtatatACCTTTTAAAACCAAGTTGACAACATGTTTAACCTCCCCCAAACCTTCCCCTtcaaagcttttttaaaaatatatttaatatttttaaaaatcattctttcCTCTTGTTAATAATCCTGCcttctataaaataaaaacatctgtccacatATCAACCAATGTTCTTATTCTATTAGGCTTTAAGTCCAAATCTCTAAGTCTCAGAAAAAGGAACAACCGTTGGGCAATACCAGGACAGTAATCCAGGAAGCACCCACCTGTAGCCCACCTTACGGGCATAGTGCAGGCAATTCTCCTTTACATGGGTCTGGAAGTAGGCAGAGCGACAGAGGACCCCACACTCTGGACAGCAGTAGGGGGACTTGTGTGCATGAATCCGCTGGTGGGCACAGAAACTGCACTGGTTGGGCAGCAGCATCTGGCACACCTGGCAGGTCTAGGAAAGAACACCAAGAAAGCAGATCATGCAGGTGCTGTAGACCTGTGACTTTCCCATCAGAACTGTCTGGCTCTCCCAAGAGAGCAGTCAGAATAACCTCCTTCCCCAATCATTCTTATTTCCAACTCTTTTAGGACATTGTGACATCTCCAGACCTCCTTACAAGTGCTGCTACTGACACCCAAGCAAATGTTGTCAGCCACCTTATTAGTCAGTGACAGATCTGGCCCTATTTTCTCTACATACCTCTAAGATCATGTTTCTTTCCTCTACTAGGCAGAACCCAGACAGTCCAGAAGGGGACAGCAACAAACAGAGCTGGGACCTGAATCTTGGAGGggacttttctatttttttagtcATTAGGGGATACTTGTACTACTCACTAAGGGGACCACTGACCTGGAGGTAGAGATGCACAGAGGGACAAATTAATAGGGAAGATGGGAAAAGATATCTGCTTTAATCAGAAAATTCCGAATGAGGGACTTCTATAGGACTAACAAccagtgttttaaaaaattgcaaggggaaaaaaaaaaggacagagaggaaaggggaatttataaattaaaccaaTTGCAACATTCAGCCTATATTTGAATCTTGATTCAAACAAGCAAGTATAAAAAGAAAGGAGAcaattaaagatatttaaaaattaacatttaaaatatttaaattaaaaagatatttaaaattaaGGATGAGAATATTAGGATATTTCACACAATATTAAgatttaatttaattattattattttattggttTGTCTTTTGAGTGCTAGGTGTtacacccagggccttgcacatgatgGGCAactgctctatcattgagctacacccccaggccTATGtagtgtattttctttctttctttccttcttcctttcttttcttttttctttttttttttttttttttttttttttttttttttgtggtgctggggtttgaacccagggccttatgcatgcaaggcaagcactctaccaactgagatatatccccagcccccctatgtagtgtatttttagacagggtcttgctaaattgcctagattggccttgaacttgcaatattcctgactcagcctcctgagtagctgggattataggtgtgtattaCTGCTCTTgcagttaataataataataataataactattattattattgacctgggattgaactcaggggcacttaaccactgagccacaccctagccctttttggtattttatttgtttCCCCCTTTTACATCCTGGCTGTGACGTGAATCATTTTATTCCACCACACACTTTGGCCATGATGTGTTACCACAggaccaaagcaatggggccaattGGTAATGGACTAAAATCTCCAAACCTATAggccaaaatattttttctccataaaatgatcatctcaggtattttttaTCAAAACATAAATTTGAAGAACACATAGCTACATACCAGAATATTTACAGACACAATAATGCTAACGTTTGTTTAAAAATAACAGGcacatggcacacacctgtaatcctagcagcttgggagtctgaggcatgagtattccaagttcaaagtcaacctcagcaacttaagggaggacctaagcaactcagcaaaactctatctcaaaataaaacactaaaaaagctggagatatggctcagtggttaagcatccctggactCAAACCCTAGTATAAAGAAAGGACATAGGAGCCAgcttgaaggggatccaactgacCAAAGATGGGATGACCTGAGCATCCAAAAAGAATACTGAATGCTGCAGCTCTTTTAGAATTTGTCTAGCAGGATTTCTGGCTATGGCAGGAGGCTCACCCCATGCAATTTGTACTTATCAACAGAGTTGGTTTTcctgcaaaaaataataatagaatataTAAACATACTGAATATATACCAATGAGTTCATGATGACACtaaaaacaatagagacaataATATCACACTCATTAGGTtaactaataaaatttttaaaaataatgtgagggggctggggctgtagctcagtggcagagcacttgcctagcatgtatgaggcactgggttccatccttagcaccacataaaaatgaaacaaaaaaaataaaggcatgctgtccatatacaactacaaaaaaaattttaaataatgtgaGAATGTAGAAAAACTGGGCCCCTTGTGCAttgttgatgggaatgtaaaatggtacagttGCTGTGGAAAATAGTACGGTGGTTCCTTAAAAATTAAACACAATTACCATAGGATCCAGTAATACCATTTCTAGGTATATAACTAAAAGAATTGAAAACAAAGTCCCAAAGAGATAATGATACACCATATTCATATTAGCAGTATTCAGACTAGTTAAAACATGAAAGAGGGCTGGGAGtgctgctcagtggtagagctctcacctcacacatgggaggcaatgggtttgatcctcagcaccacataaaaataaaataaatggattgtgtccaaatacaactaataatgtattttaaaaatgaaagaaatccaAGTACCCATAAATGGattaatggataaacaaaatgcatATACACAtgaacaaaatggaatattattgagccttttaaaagaaagaaattctaggTAGGTTCAATGGTATACACCCTATAATCCTTGCTATCCAGCAGGTTGAGGTGGGAGGATTCCTTGAGTCCAGGAGTTTGGGGCCAGACTGGCCAACATACTAAGacactcaaaccctctcaacccatAAAAAAGGAAATTCTGATGCATGCTATGTTGATCAAACTTGAGGTCATGGCAAGCAAGATAAGTGACTCACAAGAGTTTCTAAGGATAGTCAAATTCACAGACACAGAAAACAGGATGGTGATTGCCAGGGATTGCAGGTAGAGGGGAAAATGCAAGTTGTTGTCTAATGGGTACCAGCTTTCAGTTTTGCAAGACCAAAAGCATTCTAGAGATTGAGTGCACAACAATGTAAATGTACTTagctaaattatatatttttttgttaattttaacTAGGTACAACAACAAACAGTTAAATAAAAGCTTTAAAACATTAAAGAATAGTCCCTCTGTACTGAAATACTTCCCTGACAAGGTGACTTGTAACACAAGAGGAAGGATGAAAAGACCCCTTCAGTCACCGCAGAGGGAGGCAGATTCAGTTCAGGGGCAGACTTCCAAGAAGAAGATGGAGAGCCCAAACATGTTGTCCATTCAGTCCCTGCTCTGGCAtggagccccaccccaccccatctgTGCACACCCTGCATGGGACACATGGCCTAAAGCCCGAGTACTGTCACAGAGAAACCCAAGTCCAGCAGCCTCCAAGGCTAGTTTTCGAACCCAGAACTCCACCCCAAGACTCAGAAGCTCCATTTAGTGGTAGGAAATTTTATAAAAGATTGGAGCTAGGCTGAGAGAAGCCTGACAGCCTTCCTGGGCCTGCCCCCCACTTCCTGTCTGGGCGGTGTGCTTGTGGGGCTCCCACAAAGGGGAGAATAACAAAGAgaactataggaaaagaagagtgtCAGCCTGGGGTCCTACACTCTGATCCTTGTGTACGCAGATTGTAGAAGATGAATAAGAAGCAGTATGAAAAACCCACAGGCCCCTAGGTCCACTGCCAAAGGTGTTCAATCACATGACTTGTAGAAAGGAACTGAGTAAACTCAAGCATGCTGGACAGCAAGAACACTGAATCCCCTGGGGAAGCGGCCATTTGACTTATCAGAAGGAAAATGAGACAGAGAGAAGGCAATGATGAGAGGCCACAAAGTGACCCCCATATGGTACCCCCTAACTCCTTTAGGGCCAAGTTCTCTACAGAACCCCTGCAGACCTACCCCGCTtgccctcctgcctctgccccacACTGATGGTCAGTCTCATACCCAACAACTCCCTGCCCCTCAAACCCACTCTGCATTTGTTCCCCATACCCAGAGTACCCTATCTCTCCCTCTTCCAAACTCAACCTTGCAGGTCAGGAAGAGACCAAGGGCATGTCTGGAGACCACTTTCCTGAAGGGACCTGCTTCAGAAGGTGCCAAAGGGTATATGTTTATTACATATACATGGGTATATgacagccttaaaaaaaaaaaaaaaaaaaaaaacaggcctcATCAAATATAACCAAGAATGAGAACAAGCAGACAAGCTCAACTACTTCCCTGAAGTGATGAGAACATGGATGAAAGAAGGGGCCCCCAAAGCCTCTGCCATGGGCCCACATACCCATCTACCCTCCTTTCTTTCACCTCAGCCCTACTGATGGTCCTACTGAAGTATCCCCAAAAGGACACTGCAAAACAGCTGTGTCCACTGCAGGGCAGAACAAAATATAAAGGCAGGTCTTAGAGGAACAGAGTTAGGCAGGGGCAGTGACTCACCTACCTCTGTCCCTAGGTTCTCTGGGAACATGTAAGACTGGGCTGATACCTTCCAGAAACCAGAAAAAGATCATCCAGCATTGAAAGGTCCCACAGTGGACCTGAGAGCCCACTGGAGTGGGAGTTGAGTAGGACATGGGGCACATCCATAAACACATTTGCTAAATCTTCATGGTCTCCTTTAGTTATGGGTAGGACATCTTTCCCACTACAAAGCATTATTTATTCAGGTGGGCCACTAACCATTAAGCCAGATGTCCTCTTCTAAGACATCTGCTTCTGCATCAATGAGCTTTCCTCTCCATGCTCAATCAGAACCCATGTAAGCCAGGGGCCTGACACACATCACAGTGCAGGTCTGTGCTTACCAGCCCCTCGGTTTCCTCTGTTGTCCTCTGGAAATGTGCAGCCAGGACCATGTAGTCCCTCATCTGCTTGTGACATTCAGGACATTTGGTTCCATACCGGATGAGCCTCACAGGGTCTGGGTAAAGAGGAAAGGCTGGaggtggggggctggggctggtaCTGCCCAAAGTGGGGCCATGTttgggggaggaggaaggggctggggttgctggTGCCGTGGAGTTTGCAGGAGCCGACACGAACATCTGGTCCGCAGAGATGGGTTTCACAAGCAGCTGAGAACACTGCATGACGAGCCCCTTGCTCTTGTGGTCACGGGCATGACGGAGCAGGCTGCACTTGTTGAAGAAGAGCAGTGTCTTGGAGCACAGTGTGCACAGCACCTCGATGTGGACACTCCGCCGGCCATAGTGCTGGCTTAGACTCTTCTCTAAGGCAAATGCGTCTCCACACTCCAGGCAGCAGTACCCACTGGCCGGCACGTGGATCCTGCTGTCTGCAGGTGGGCTGAGATTTGGCGCGTACAGGGGCACAGGGTTGGAACTGTGGAGGACCTTATTGAAGACCTCCACAATCAGAGGGGCAGCCTTTTTCACCTGGTGGACCAGGGGCACCGACATTTGTGTAAGCTGAGGCTGGTTCCGTCTCTGGGCTGAGGACTTGGCCGTCACAGATGCAGCAACACTGTGGGGGACCAGGTTCAGGTTGGCCAAGTGCACGGCTTTGGGCAGAAGATTGGCAGGGGCCAGGGCTGATGCCTGCAGTGCTGTGCTCTGTTGCTTCCTGCCCACCTGTGAGCTAGAGGCAGCCCCCTTTGGAACCCGGGGCCCAGAGCTACAGCAGGGAGATGTAGAGTCAACAGCCTTTGTCATGCTTTCATCTTCTTTCTTGTCACTCTGGGGGCTCCCTGAATTTATGCCTACCTCAGGAAAGTGCTCCTCTACAGGCACAGCTGTGCCCTCATCCCCTGGCACCTCGCTTGGGGCCTCAGCAATGGCACTCCCTACAGGTGACCCAACAGGGGACTTACTTGGATCATCAGGGTCTGGCAAAATCCTGGTAACTGTTCGTTTGATCTCCCCTGATGATGTTTTAATGGTTTTGATTCTAACTTTGGGAATTGCTGGTGGGGAGCTGGCAGCCACTGAAGGGGAGCCTTTGCTACTGCTGTCACTGCAAATGCTCCGAGGGCTGTCTGATGGCTTGATACTTTTTCTAGTGGCCTCCAGAGGGCTCCGGGGACTCTTTGGTGACTTGGGCATTTTGGGGCTGCCTTTAGAACCCTCTTTAGTGGGTCCAGAGGGATCCTTTGTGTGGCCAGACTGATCCTCCTTGGTAACACTAGCCACCCTTTTTGCTTGCAGGGCCACCAAGGCTGCAACACAAGAGGACAATTTGGAATGAGCGGGCTTAAGACGCTGCCTAGGGGGCACTGATGAGCGGGTACCAAGATCTGGGACAAGTTTCTTAGGCTCTCCGATACTGTTGCTAGGGTGACTATTGAACCCCAGAGCTTCTCCAAAGAATCGACTGGAATCCAGCTCCTCGTGAGGCTCCACCTTCGGCCCAACTCGCTCGCGCTCCTCGTGGCTCTCTAGAGACAGGGGTTCTGGCTTCGGTTCTTTCTTACAAAAGTGATCAAACATGTGCAGCTCTGGGACTGGAAACTTGGCCAAAGCTTCCAGGACTGGACCCCCCACAGTCCCGCACCCAGGAGTGGGTGGGAAATAACTGTCAGAATGTTTAGGCTTTATCCCAAACCCATTATCTTTGATGGGATCCTCAGGTTCTGGGCTGGAAATTGGACTGAACTGGTTGAAGGTGGGTAATGGCTCTGACTTGGGAGGCTCCAGCTTCCCAGGGAAACTCCGAGAACTGTCTCCATTCATGAAAGTAGCATCAAATTTTCCACAGTTGTGGGGGTCTGGAGGCAGGTCTGAGCCCCGGAATCCATTGTGGAGGAGGCTGGGAGCAATGTGGTCTTTATCTGCTTCAAATGACTCCTGGCGGCTGGTGTTCTTGACAATGACACTCACGACCGGCACATCTGGAGCTGATCCTGAGTGAGACAAGGACACACTCTCATCTATACACATGCCTGATGGCTTGAGGGGACTCTCATTCTCCTCGCTGGGAGCCTGGATGGCCTCCTTGGCATCAAGGCTGGTAGGATCTGGGATGTCGAAGGCAGCCAGAAGGTCATCAAAATCTGGGGTTTTCATATCCCCCATGGCTGGATGCTGGAAAGGGCTATGACAGAAACAGAGAACAGAGTCAGTGAACACCAGGGCCTCACTGGACTGTCCTGCATCATCTTCACTGGACACCTGTCACACTAACACACATAAACAGCTGGAATTCcaaagcagaactccatgttctgTGATTGAAAGTCACAAATCTGAGACGAAATTCTAGAAGGGAGCAGAGGGGTTAAAAGAGTTTATATGTAATGACAAGCCTATCTGGAAGACCTTAAACCTCAATACCTAGAAATTAACTGGCTAGTTGCATGGCCAAAAAAGAAGGTAGACTCCTACCACATTCCTAACACCATGGTCATGTGCACTAGCCAAAAGCCAAACGCTCAGCCCCTCCCCCCTTTTTAAAAGCATTGTTCAACACTTCCTTCCTTGAGAAAACTTCTGATTCATATATGATATTTGACCTTGTACACCTCCTTGGTAGTTTCTTCTCTATTCAGCAAATGTGCTTGATTCcttattttggtttgtttggttggttggtggttgttttgtttttgtggtactgaggattttgCTCTTACTAGTGAACCACACCCCCTGTTCTttctattatttttgatttcaagacagggtcttgataagttgctgaggctggcctagatcttatgatcctcctgcatcagccttccaaatcactgggatttcagATGTGTGCCATCATACTTGGCTGAttccttgacttttttttttttttaattgttattgGTTGAATGGAGAATTAAGCCTGAGAAACAGAGTGTCTCAAGGTACCACATAGTTATCAAACTGAGCAGGTGACTGTTTTGGGGAAGACTAAATTCTATTTTAACTTAATATACAAAAAACAGAATAACAATTCTAGTTTGACTTAATACACCTGTTTCCTTCTTAGTCTAGGGAAATAGAAGTACAGAAACATTATGACAAAAGAAACCAAAGCCCTAAGAAGAGGCCTTCCAGCAAGGCTgatggtgcacatctataatcccaagagtctgaggtaggaggatcacaaattcaaggccagcctcagtaacttagtgaaatcttgtctcaaaatcaaaaattaaaaaagactgaggatgtagctcagtgttggacagtccctgagttcaattgccaataccaaaataaacaaacaacaacaaaaaccccacaaGAGTCCTTCCATATGAGAAGTTACTGTAACGCTCACTCTTAGATGAAAGATGAAACTGGCTGGCTCAAACCTGCTGGAGAAAAGAAGAACCCATCATCTCCCTTATTCAGCCCTTAAATCTTAATTTCTGTTTCAACATCCCAAGGCCTTTCTGACTCGCATATTTCTTACACTGTGTTGATGCTAAAAACCATTGTGGAAGCAGATGGACACAACACTGTTACAAAGCAGCATGGTCACTACACAGTACCAGGAAAGTGGCAAAGTCTTAAGTCCAGGAATCCCACTTCCAGAAATTTATCCTAAGAAGAAAAATTCCCAAAGGCTATACACAAAATTATGCTAAAACAGCACAAAAAAGCCAAGTGTGGCAGCATGTACTTATAGTTACAGAACTCAggaagctcaggcaggaggatcaattgGGTTCaggaatttgagaccagcctgggcaatagtgagaccctgtcttgcctagtatgcacaaggctgtgggttcaatccccagcaccaaaataaataagtaataaataaataaataatatgaaattTATACATATCATAGATATATATGTAGAAAATGATAACAATGTAAACTAAATATGTGTCTAAGCCATGATTAAAAGAAAAATGCAGGGTTGTAAGATTACTGCTAGGTTATTTTTTCAAAACTTTTTTGGGGGCTAATAGACTGCTTTATAATTCCCACCACCCCATgggtggcactgaggattgaacccaggggaattctaccactgagctacatccccagcccttttgttaaacaaatgtatttt
This region of Callospermophilus lateralis isolate mCalLat2 chromosome 3, mCalLat2.hap1, whole genome shotgun sequence genomic DNA includes:
- the Znf592 gene encoding zinc finger protein 592, which translates into the protein MGDMKTPDFDDLLAAFDIPDPTSLDAKEAIQAPSEENESPLKPSGMCIDESVSLSHSGSAPDVPVVSVIVKNTSRQESFEADKDHIAPSLLHNGFRGSDLPPDPHNCGKFDATFMNGDSSRSFPGKLEPPKSEPLPTFNQFSPISSPEPEDPIKDNGFGIKPKHSDSYFPPTPGCGTVGGPVLEALAKFPVPELHMFDHFCKKEPKPEPLSLESHEERERVGPKVEPHEELDSSRFFGEALGFNSHPSNSIGEPKKLVPDLGTRSSVPPRQRLKPAHSKLSSCVAALVALQAKRVASVTKEDQSGHTKDPSGPTKEGSKGSPKMPKSPKSPRSPLEATRKSIKPSDSPRSICSDSSSKGSPSVAASSPPAIPKVRIKTIKTSSGEIKRTVTRILPDPDDPSKSPVGSPVGSAIAEAPSEVPGDEGTAVPVEEHFPEVGINSGSPQSDKKEDESMTKAVDSTSPCCSSGPRVPKGAASSSQVGRKQQSTALQASALAPANLLPKAVHLANLNLVPHSVAASVTAKSSAQRRNQPQLTQMSVPLVHQVKKAAPLIVEVFNKVLHSSNPVPLYAPNLSPPADSRIHVPASGYCCLECGDAFALEKSLSQHYGRRSVHIEVLCTLCSKTLLFFNKCSLLRHARDHKSKGLVMQCSQLLVKPISADQMFVSAPANSTAPATPAPSSSPKHGPTLGSTSPSPPPPAFPLYPDPVRLIRYGTKCPECHKQMRDYMVLAAHFQRTTEETEGLTCQVCQMLLPNQCSFCAHQRIHAHKSPYCCPECGVLCRSAYFQTHVKENCLHYARKVGYRCIHCGVVHLTLALLKSHIQERHCQVFHKCAFCPMAFKTASSTADHSATQHPTQPHRPSQLIYKCSCEMVFNKKRHFQQHFYQNVSKAQAGVFKCPECPLLFLQKPELMQHVKSTHGVPRNVDELSSLQSSADTSSSRPGSRVPTESPATSVAGRGSSLPSGRWGRPEAHRRVEARPRLRNTGWTCQECQEWVPDRESYVSHMKKSHGRTLKRYPCRQCEQSFHTPNSLRKHIRNNHDTVKKVYTCGYCSEDSPSFPRPSLLESHISLMHGIRNPDLSQTSKVRLPGAHSPQVNHLKRPVSAAGDAPGTRNGMTVSSTKRHKSLFQCAKCSFATDSGLEFQSHIPQHQVDSSTAQCLLCGLCYTSASSLSRHLFIVHKVRDQEEEEEEEEIVEVKVEAAEPEEGSGEEVAMETRENGLEEYAGEPLSTDPGARRSLGLAPEEDSAQDAQSQPQASQDQDSHALSPQV